Below is a window of Streptomyces sp. NBC_01429 DNA.
GCCGAGGACGGCGTTCGGAGCGCGTGACCGCTGTTCTCGGGCTACGCCCGCTCCGCCACCCGCTTGAGCGCGGCCAGGTCGGCGGATACCGCGTCCGCGTCGCGTTCGAATTCCTCGTTGCTCATCCCGGGCTGTCGGCGAAGCGTGAATACCACCTCGCATCCGGCGCCCTCAGTGATCACACGCACCGGGTTGTAGATGATCTCGCCCGAAGGCAGGGTCACATCGTGATCGAGCACTCCGAACTCGTTCTCCGGGGCGAAGGCAACCACGACCCGCCCGAGAGGTGACGACTCCGCGATCCATTGCTCACCGGCCTTTTCGACGGGGTTCCCCAGCCCATGCGCCCACTCCGGCAGGTTGGACGGGTCCGACGCGTAGTCGTAGACCTCCTTGGCGGGGCGATCGATATGCGTGCTGATGTGGCGCGAGGCCAGGGCCGAGGCAAGGGGCGGGGCCGAAGCAGTTGTTTCCATGACCACGACGGTACGAAGCGGCTGCCGGCCTGGTCTTGAACAAAACGGTCGCTCGCGCTCTCGCGTTCCGTACGAGCCGAGGTCGGGCTTTCTCCAGCGCCCACGGCTGACGAGGGAACTGGCCGCGAGGATCAGCCGCTCCGCGTTCTGGTGGTTGTCGCAGGTGGGAACGCGGAGTGGTTCCGCTGGAAAGCGGGAGCCTCACGGAGTGAATCGCTCTCGTGTGTGGCATGGCCCGTGGAGCGCACGCGGTCGCGCCCCATGGCGTTCCGATCGTCACGGTGCAGGCCGACAGCACCCACCGGGCCGAGTTGGACGCGCCGAAGCAGCCGAACGAGCCGAAGGGGATGCCCAGGTTCTCCCTGCCGAGTGTGAAGTTCCGGTCGCCGGCGACGCCCCCGGGGGCCTTCCGGCCTCGTCCTCCTTGCCCTCTCTCCCCTCCCGCGTCCGGTGCCGCTCGGCGGCCTTGCCGTCGTGTGCACTCCAACTCGTACTGTCCTCAGGCATGGAGAACAGGACGCTGGGAGACAGCGAGATCCAGGTCAGTGCGCTGGGGTTCGGGTGCTGGGCCATCGGCGGTGAGTGGCAGGACACCGACGGAAACCCCCTCGGGTGGGGCACGGTCGACGACGGGGAGTCCGTCGCGGCGATCCGGCGGGCGATGGAGTTGGGGGTCACCTTCTTC
It encodes the following:
- a CDS encoding SRPBCC family protein — protein: METTASAPPLASALASRHISTHIDRPAKEVYDYASDPSNLPEWAHGLGNPVEKAGEQWIAESSPLGRVVVAFAPENEFGVLDHDVTLPSGEIIYNPVRVITEGAGCEVVFTLRRQPGMSNEEFERDADAVSADLAALKRVAERA